The Labrus mixtus chromosome 21, fLabMix1.1, whole genome shotgun sequence nucleotide sequence GCTGATCCTTCCTGAACGTCCGCTGAGGTCAACGACAGGAGAAACACATCGTTAAGGAGCAGACAGAGAACATGGTAACGAGCATTCagggtggtttttttttttaactgcgaGAGAAACGTTAGAAATACTGTCAATGAGacgatttttttttcaggttacgttttttttttttttttcaaatactcTTTATTGAAAATTTCAATACAACACACAATACCCCCACCACCCCAAGTGACCAGACAGTATATTCGACTAAACAGAAAGAATTACAGAAtaatatagaaaacaaatgaataataattaaaaaaaatagcaatgtaaaaaagaaactaaaaaaaactatatatatgtaaatttaaatgttcttaCAGTCTTGCACATACACATGTATATACACAAAAGGAAATAAGAATAATACTAAAAATAGATATTagacttaaattaaaaaacaactacaataaCATAAATTTATCATATgaattcagaaaaaataaatggtgTGTTTGATGATTAGTGTAAGAGGCAGTAACTGAAAAGCTCCAGTTTCACATGAATGtaacagtgtgatgtcacagggaCAGACTGGAGCGTGCTCAGTCGATCCCACATCTGATCCAGtggagacaggacggtggatagagtcagaaatcagggagagagagagagagcgggaaaaggagccacaggttggatttgaagagagaccaaagacggatttgaacccaggccacccgctTCGAGGAACatcgcactaaccactaggccaccggctaCCTTTCTTTATTTAGTTGtttatttaagatatttttcGGGCATTttcttgcctttattggagaggacagctgaactgtatccactcctaaactcacctgctgcgctctcattggctggaggaaacacaccagctccgcccagaaacatcccgagtcaaccagaacaaagcagatcagtaaaatccagtcagaggacagagtctctgcagacacagtcaccaccacacatgtacggaggcccagaagggacaaatGAAGAAGTCTACTAactctttatttaaagtgactTCTTTCAGTCGATGACAGCAGCTGTCACTTGTTGCTAGGCAGACACAGATGGCGGTTATTTCACAGCTTGATCATTATGTTGTGTAGTGCACCATCATGGAAATACAAAGACACCTTTTCTCATATCTCAcgttacaacaacaacaacactcagGTTTCCAGAAACACTGAATCATCATGCAGCAGATTCTTAAAAAAGtctaaacagacacagacgACAGCGAGGCTCTCTGAGGTCCACGCTGATACATCGAGCCACAGAACAGATAAGAAATGATGCTGAAGGGACTGGAAGGCTCAATCCAAAACCTCCTCATGAGCCTTTAGCAGGGGCGagtctagagtctgttggggcaaAAATCAGTTGGGGGCCCCTGTATCCTGCGTTCATCAGCATCATGTCccgacgcttactcctcttcctcttttctactttttctttttttctctcctatagacagaAAATTCcatcttcatctttctttgttGGGCAACACGAGTGAGTGcagtcagatggggcccccttagggaggtttctgTCCTGTCGTTTTCCACATGTCGCCTTCCTCTCAAAAAGAATCCAGACTCGAGACGTCTACTTCCAACTCTTTCAGAATGTGATGCACCTTGAAGAGTTTCTAGGTATGCATCTATGTTCAgttggctcctcctcctcctcctcttcttaaaggtcaaaggtcgtcGTCTTTACTTGGACGTCTCCTCACTGCTCGCCGTGTTCACCGGCTGCACCGCGTGCACCTTGTTGACGGCGTTCCTCGTCCTCGGCGAGCAGGTGAACACCTTCCTGAAGCCTTTCCTGAAGTGCTTGGAGACGAGCGCGTAGACGACGGGGTTGAGGCAGGAGTTGGCGTACGCCAGCAGGTGCGAGAGGATCCGCAGGACGTAGGTGGCGTGGTTGAGCGGGAAGCGTCCGGACCACATGCAGAGGACGACGAGGTGGTGAGGCAGCCAGCAGACGCAGAAGAGAGCGGCCACGACCACGATCATCTTGGTGACCTTGCGCTTGGCTCGCCGCGACTCCGACGCGTCCTTCGCGGGGTCCACGCTCGTCCACAGGTGGCGGACGGTGCGGGCGTAGGTGAGGCCGAGCACCAGGACGGGGACGAGGTAGCCGAAGACGAACGTGCACAAGTCCATGACGAAGCGCGGTTTGGACTCCCAGGCCGGGATGCACAGCACGGCGCCCGCCAGCTCCATCTGAGTGAAGTAACTGAGGTACGGAGCGGAGAACAGCAACGCCAAGAGCCAGAGCAGCACGATGGAGGCGATGGCGTTCTTTGGTGTCCTCATCTGTCTGGAGCGGAGCGGGTAGCAGATGGCCAAGTACctgaaaggtcaaaggtcaaaagaAGACAGCGTTCAGGTTAGTTTGAATTTATCATTAACAATCCTTCCAGTTAAGTTAGAAAACACTCTTTCTGATGCGctggtggcccagtggttagtgcgcacgccccatgtacagaggctgtagtcttcatag carries:
- the LOC132955849 gene encoding galanin receptor 2a; this encodes MSDHMKMDLSSSSSSSSWKAESVLISVSFALIFLVGTVGNSLVLAVLFRKGQMKTTNLFILNLGIADLCFIVFCVPFQATIYTLDQWVFGAVMCKVVHFIIFLTMYASIFTLTAVSVDRYLAICYPLRSRQMRTPKNAIASIVLLWLLALLFSAPYLSYFTQMELAGAVLCIPAWESKPRFVMDLCTFVFGYLVPVLVLGLTYARTVRHLWTSVDPAKDASESRRAKRKVTKMIVVVAALFCVCWLPHHLVVLCMWSGRFPLNHATYVLRILSHLLAYANSCLNPVVYALVSKHFRKGFRKVFTCSPRTRNAVNKVHAVQPVNTASSEETSK